The following DNA comes from Lynx canadensis isolate LIC74 chromosome B1, mLynCan4.pri.v2, whole genome shotgun sequence.
ATGATCTGTGGTGATGATTTTGACAATGGAATAAATGACATTGATAAAGTGAGGTCTAATTTTTCAGATAGAcaatatatgttttttctttgtcactgtgATGATGATATCGTCCATTATATTTGTATGAAGATAGGCCAGTTTTTACAAGTTCCTATTGGAATTTTTGCCAACatcttcctgcttctcttccaCATCTTCATGCTACTTCTGGATCACAGACCTAAGCCAACTGTCCTGATCATCTATCACTTGGCCTTTGTCCACATAATGAAACTCTTCACGGcactgttttttaatgtctacagaCCTGTTTGAAGTACTGAACACTCTAAATGATTTCAAATGCACGGCTTTATTGTGCATGAATAGGGTGACAATGGGTCTCTCCTTGAGCACCACCTGCCTCCTCAGCATGTTCAAGGCCATCATGATCAGCCCTAGCACCTCCTGGTTGGCCAGCTTTAAACATACGTGCAAAACGTACATCTTCCATTCTTTTATCATCTTATGGTTTCTCAGTTTGTCTCTCATTAGTGACTGCATCTTGTATACTGCTGCTCCTTCTAATGTGACCCAGAGAAATCTACTTGTGTCAGTAAACACTGCTCACTTTCCCGCCTAAACTCCATCATCAGGGGACTGTTTTTCACGTTTTCAATATCCAGGGATGTTTTCTTTGTTGGAGGCATGCTGCTCTCAAGTGTGTACATTGTGATTCTCTTGTCCAGGCTTCAGAGGCAGTGCCAGCACCTTGCCAGCATCAGCCTCTCCTCAAGAGTCTCCCCAGAGAGAAGGGCTACCCAAACCATCCTGCTGTTGGCAAGTTTTTTTGTGGTCATGTACTAGGTGGGCGTCATtatctccttctcctccactctcttATGGGCATATGACACAGTCATTCTGGATTTCCAGAAGCTTGTGCCCAATGTCTATGCCACTGTCAGTGCATTGGTGCTAATAAGTTCtgataaaaagatagaaaatgtgtTTCGAATGTGTGGGAAAATTACAATCAAGTTATAAGTACATAGTGTGGAAATCATTATCTAGAACTGATCATTTTGATTTCATTCAAATTATACagtctttatttatatataacatttaaatgtaattttaatttgtatgtaatTGAAAGGTTTACtgtgtataaataataaatatttttgaaacctcTGGTAACAATTACCCACCAGCTTCTTTTGATTTTAGTATCAAGTAAGATTCAGTATTGCCATGTGTTGAAAATtcctttatctttcattttatttctcaagcACTCTTAAGGaaaattttctctataaaagtaaaatacactCTAAAGCATGACTATTGTACTGTATTACAATGCAGTGAAATACACTCTAAATCATGACTATTGTACTCTATTACAATGCATTACCTATTGGTAATGCAACATTTGAAAATTCTGTTTACTCTTTTTACTTCAAGATATTTACCTGTGCCTCTAATTTTAACTGAGCAACACTTTTCTCAgcactatttatatatatttctatgagTTCCGGCTTCTATTAGGGATGCAGAGAGTGTACTCTCACCTCtgtatgttttctaatttatcattctcttcttttaaaggtTGTAAACTTTGTCTCACCttacaacatatatatttttaatttcttttatttacacaGTTTGATTAATATTTCTGGtgagtattttatttatctgcttttgttacaattaatttcttatttgtaaCTTCATGCCTagttttgaaattagaaatttataatcgtcatttttttagttttgttttttaacttgtatGCAGTAGTGAAACATTTAAATGattcttatttcttcccattctgaTCTTCATATAATATAGTGACAATTCTATTCTCTATAAATGTTCTCTCTTGAATGGATTTGGCTTCAACATTTTTGTTCAGTATTctagtttattatttctttcaccaACTCAGACTAATTAATATTTAACTAAATTATTGTGTACTAAATTGAGTTAATTTTCAAGATTTAATTGTATTAGGCCTCTTCTTCACAATATATCTTACAAGTGTATAGTTTGTCTTtcgacattatttttatttcccatttttcctgt
Coding sequences within:
- the LOC115512943 gene encoding LOW QUALITY PROTEIN: putative vomeronasal receptor-like protein 4 (The sequence of the model RefSeq protein was modified relative to this genomic sequence to represent the inferred CDS: inserted 1 base in 1 codon; deleted 1 base in 1 codon; substituted 1 base at 1 genomic stop codon); its protein translation is MICGDDFDNGINDIDKVRSNFSDRQYMFFLCHCDDDIVHYICMKIGQFLQVPIGIFANIFLLLFHIFMLLLDHRPKPTVLIIYHLAFVHIMKLFTACFLMSTDLFEVLNTLNDFKCTALLCMNRVTMGLSLSTTCLLSMFKAIMISPSTSWLASFKHTCKTYIFHSFIILWFLSLSLISDCILYTAAPSNVTQRNLLXVSKHCSLSRLNSIIRGLFFTFSISRDVFFVGGMLLSSVYIVILLSRLQRQCQHLASISLSSRVSPERRATQTILLLASFFVVMYXVGVIISFSSTLLWAYDTVILDFQKLVPNVYATVSALVLISSDKKIENVFRMCGKITIKL